From a single Serratia surfactantfaciens genomic region:
- the fes gene encoding enterochelin esterase, with protein MEFLPEKRPDNGHEGLATQWLREEAVGQPEWWQKVAAHGTPIVEPHDDSHVKMTWLWRDPAGDEQRSPIRRVYADINGITDHHSTSPSSLTRLPGTDVWYGAAVIDRRWRGGYSLIPITDRELPPVFSDEETLRDRQQRAWWVSLFPLAIADPLNRLSLGPSHRPRPVSLAQGPDADDQSAWQAADRPLEQTRLQLLQWRSERLGTQRRVWLYASGDAEVKAERPLVLLLDGQNWIERHALLPVIESETAKGQLPPACWLLIDAIDGEHRENELPCNAAFWQAVIDELLPQAQRREPFSEAGARTVVAGQSYGGLAALYAGLHWPERFGHVLSQSGSFWWPTVQFVTQFEKRHQLEEGWLIRQVRQRRAAAPTLTVIQQAGDREADIEFVNRQMHEALTAAGHRADYRVFSGGHDALCWRGGLVDGVRQLLCAMK; from the coding sequence ATGGAGTTTTTGCCGGAAAAGAGGCCAGACAACGGTCATGAGGGATTGGCGACGCAATGGCTGCGTGAAGAGGCGGTGGGGCAACCCGAGTGGTGGCAGAAGGTTGCCGCTCACGGCACGCCCATCGTTGAGCCGCACGACGACAGCCACGTCAAAATGACCTGGCTATGGCGCGACCCTGCCGGCGATGAGCAGCGCTCGCCGATACGTCGCGTCTATGCCGATATCAACGGCATTACCGATCACCACAGCACGTCTCCCAGCAGCCTGACCCGGCTCCCCGGCACCGACGTTTGGTACGGCGCGGCCGTTATCGATCGCCGCTGGCGCGGCGGCTACAGCCTGATCCCCATCACCGACCGGGAGCTTCCCCCGGTATTCAGCGACGAAGAAACGCTGCGCGATCGCCAGCAGCGCGCCTGGTGGGTCTCTTTGTTCCCGCTGGCGATCGCCGATCCGCTGAATCGCCTCTCGCTGGGGCCTTCGCATCGCCCGCGCCCGGTTTCCCTGGCCCAGGGGCCGGATGCCGACGACCAAAGCGCCTGGCAGGCCGCCGATCGGCCGCTGGAACAGACGCGGCTGCAGCTTTTGCAGTGGCGCAGCGAACGGCTGGGCACCCAACGGCGCGTCTGGCTGTATGCCAGCGGCGACGCCGAGGTGAAAGCGGAGCGTCCACTGGTGCTGCTGCTCGATGGCCAAAACTGGATCGAGAGGCACGCGCTGTTGCCGGTGATCGAGAGCGAGACCGCAAAAGGGCAGCTGCCGCCGGCATGTTGGCTGCTGATCGATGCGATCGATGGCGAACACCGGGAAAACGAGCTGCCTTGCAACGCCGCTTTCTGGCAGGCGGTGATCGACGAACTGTTGCCGCAGGCGCAGCGGCGCGAACCCTTCAGCGAGGCGGGCGCGCGCACGGTGGTCGCCGGCCAGAGCTACGGCGGGCTGGCAGCGCTGTACGCCGGCCTGCACTGGCCAGAACGCTTCGGCCACGTGCTGAGCCAGTCCGGCTCTTTCTGGTGGCCCACGGTGCAGTTCGTTACCCAGTTCGAAAAGCGCCACCAGCTGGAGGAAGGCTGGCTGATACGCCAGGTTCGGCAACGCCGCGCGGCGGCGCCCACGCTCACCGTGATCCAGCAAGCCGGCGATCGCGAGGCGGACATCGAATTCGTCAATCGCCAGATGCACGAGGCGCTGACGGCGGCGGGGCACCGCGCCGATTATCGCGTGTTTTCCGGCGGCCACGATGCGCTGTGCTGGCGCGGCGGCCTGGTGGACGGCGTGCGCCAACTGCTTTGCGCGATGAAATAA